The following coding sequences lie in one Hippoglossus hippoglossus isolate fHipHip1 chromosome 14, fHipHip1.pri, whole genome shotgun sequence genomic window:
- the pou4f3 gene encoding POU domain, class 4, transcription factor 3 translates to MMTMNGKQHFSMHPALHEPKYPGLHAGSEGMRRVCLPAPQLQGNIFGGFDESLLARAEALAAADSIVSHGKSHPFKPDVTYHTMSSVPCTSASSSSSTTVPISHHHHHHHLGQTLDAGDLLEHLSTSLAVTGMGAPEPPGMTAAHHHQHPHHHLQTMGQLHQAMANMAHPHSLSVHGGMACVNDVESDPRELEAFAERFKQRRIKLGVTQADVGSALANLKIPGVGSLSQSTICRFESLTLSHNNMIALKPVLQAWLEEAEAAYREKSNKPDLFSGSERKRKRTSIAAPEKRSLEAYFAIQPRPSSEKIAAIAEKLDLKKNVVRVWFCNQRQKQKRMKYSAVH, encoded by the exons atgatgacCATGAACGGCAAGCAGCATTTCTCCATGCACCCGGCCCTGCACGAGCCCAAGTATCCCGGCCTGCACGCAGGCTCGGAGGGCATGCGCAGAGTCTGTCTGCCCGCCCCGCAG CTGCAGGGCAATATATTCGGAGGCTTTGATGAGAGCCTGCTGGCACGGGCAGAGGCTCTGGCGGCTGCTGACAGCATTGTCTCTCACGGCAAGAGTCACCCGTTCAAACCAGACGTGACTTACCATACCATGAGCAGTGTCCCCTGcacctcagcctcctcttcttcctccaccaccGTGCCCatctcccaccaccaccaccaccaccacctcggACAGACCCTGGATGCCGGGGACCTCCTGGAGCACCTCTCCACCAGCCTGGCCGTGACCGGGATGGGTGCTCCGGAGCCTCCAGGGATGACGGCGGcgcaccaccaccagcaccctCACCACCACCTGCAGACCATGGGGCAGCTGCACCAGGCGATGGCCAACATGGCCCACCCCCACTCCCTGTCCGTGCACGGCGGCATGGCGTGCGTCAACGACGTGGAGTCGGATCCCAGGGAGCTGGAAGCCTTCGCCGAGCGGTTCAAGCAGAGGAGGATCAAACTCGGGGTGACCCAGGCGGACGTCGGGTCAGCGCTGGCCAACCTCAAGATCCCCGGGGTGGGGTCCTTGAGCCAGAGCACCATCTGCAGGTTCGAGTCCCTCACGTTGTCCCACAACAACATGATCGCGCTCAAGCCGGTTCTCCAGGCCTGGCTGGAGGAAGCCGAGGCTGCGTACCGGGAGAAAAGCAACAAGCCGGACCTTTTCAGCGGGAGCGAGAGGAAAAGAAAGCGCACCTCCATCGCCGCGCCGGAGAAGCGCTCTCTGGAGGCGTACTTTGCCATCCAGCCTCGGCCCTCCTCGGAAAAAATTGCGGCCATCGCGGAGAAGCTGGACCTGAAAAAGAACGTGGTTCGAGTGTGGTTTTGCAACCAGCGGCAGAAACAGAAACGAATGAAATACTCTGCGGTGCACTGA